A window from Leptospira meyeri encodes these proteins:
- a CDS encoding type 1 glutamine amidotransferase domain-containing protein gives MKKVLFVLTSHGEKGNAGSTGYHLGEVAHPWKVLHDAGVEMDLVSPKGGEPPVDGFDLEDAANKEFWNHPLYREKRIHTKSPKEIKASDYSAIYFAGGHGTMWDFPDNAELQGLTRSIYESGGIVGAVCHGPSALVNVTLSNGSKLIAGKRVNGFSNEEEEIVKLEGVVPFLLEDKLIAAGGQYSKSAPWNSHVEVDERLVTGQNPQSAKAVGEVILSLLKK, from the coding sequence ATGAAAAAAGTATTATTTGTATTAACAAGCCACGGAGAAAAAGGGAACGCCGGTTCCACTGGTTACCATTTGGGAGAAGTAGCTCACCCATGGAAGGTCTTACACGATGCCGGTGTGGAAATGGATTTGGTCAGCCCGAAAGGGGGTGAACCTCCTGTGGATGGATTTGATTTGGAAGATGCTGCCAACAAAGAATTTTGGAACCATCCCCTTTACCGGGAAAAACGAATTCATACCAAGTCTCCAAAAGAAATTAAGGCAAGTGACTACTCTGCCATTTATTTTGCTGGCGGACACGGGACCATGTGGGACTTTCCAGACAACGCAGAACTGCAAGGCCTCACAAGATCCATCTATGAATCAGGTGGGATTGTGGGAGCCGTTTGTCACGGTCCCTCGGCCCTCGTCAATGTCACTTTGTCCAATGGTTCCAAACTGATTGCGGGAAAACGAGTGAATGGATTTTCCAACGAAGAAGAAGAAATCGTGAAACTTGAAGGAGTGGTTCCTTTTCTTTTGGAAGACAAACTGATCGCTGCCGGTGGTCAGTATTCCAAATCAGCACCTTGGAACTCTCATGTAGAAGTAGACGAAAGGCTTGTGACAGGACAAAATCCGCAATCGGCAAAAGCTGTTGGGGAGGTCATTCTTAGTTTATTAAAAAAATAA
- a CDS encoding alkaline phosphatase family protein: MTFGFLLLLFVFQSLDAKSTKPWKKNASQPKKIRQTIVLSIDGFPAYYVSDPKYHSYFPHLSEIFQKYGVSEIATVNPSVTYPAHTSMVTGKDPAEHGIFNNTLSDPFEKNDGGWMWYTEDIVSPTLWDLARENRKTTANVFWPVTVGANIDWNLPQYWRKKIPEDDKLLRVLSTKNLHKEAELAVGAPLNDVSKDEVKLKTATWLFQNKKPDLMFVYTTDLDTNHHGFGPGSEKALSRLLELDKAIFDFLQSVGAFSPKGPGLVIVSDHGFHSADVVCAPNVVLKQKGYIRDEEGSFHLTFKSSGGTAILLPGANAKFTDSEIQSLVSEILLACPGAEWVSATSVLLGEEIKQTSEDEENCCLQKKIHPSALGLLRTSQSMFFSGTRKGEVFTKSQTKIHGHGYWNANPEMKTIGFVYDPTGKKHRFQSVKDVFGIAKDMLGLKEKKNKGPRVSTKP, from the coding sequence TTGACTTTTGGATTCCTTTTGCTTCTATTTGTTTTTCAGTCTTTAGATGCAAAATCCACTAAACCATGGAAAAAAAATGCGAGCCAACCCAAAAAAATTCGCCAAACCATTGTTCTTTCTATCGATGGATTTCCTGCTTACTACGTATCTGATCCCAAATACCATTCCTATTTTCCCCATCTAAGTGAAATCTTCCAAAAGTATGGAGTTTCTGAAATTGCCACAGTGAATCCTTCGGTAACGTATCCGGCACATACCTCTATGGTGACGGGTAAAGATCCGGCAGAACATGGAATTTTTAACAATACCTTGTCCGATCCTTTTGAGAAAAATGATGGGGGATGGATGTGGTATACCGAAGACATCGTTAGTCCAACACTTTGGGATTTGGCAAGGGAGAATCGCAAAACCACTGCTAATGTGTTTTGGCCTGTCACTGTGGGCGCAAATATTGATTGGAATCTTCCCCAATATTGGAGAAAAAAAATCCCAGAGGATGACAAACTCCTTCGTGTGCTTTCCACAAAGAATCTCCATAAAGAAGCGGAACTTGCGGTAGGAGCTCCGTTAAATGACGTCTCAAAAGATGAAGTGAAATTAAAAACAGCCACTTGGCTCTTTCAAAATAAAAAACCGGATCTGATGTTTGTATACACTACGGATTTGGATACCAACCACCATGGGTTTGGGCCAGGATCGGAAAAAGCCCTTTCCCGACTTTTGGAATTGGACAAAGCCATTTTTGATTTTTTACAGTCTGTGGGAGCATTTTCACCCAAAGGTCCGGGACTTGTGATTGTATCTGATCACGGGTTTCATTCTGCCGATGTTGTTTGCGCACCGAATGTGGTTTTAAAACAAAAAGGATACATTCGGGATGAAGAGGGAAGTTTTCATCTCACCTTTAAAAGTTCCGGAGGAACCGCCATCCTTTTACCCGGTGCGAATGCAAAATTTACTGACTCGGAAATCCAATCCCTTGTTTCGGAAATTCTTTTGGCCTGTCCAGGAGCGGAGTGGGTTTCTGCCACTAGTGTTTTGTTAGGCGAAGAAATAAAGCAAACCTCAGAAGACGAGGAGAATTGTTGCCTTCAAAAGAAAATCCATCCTAGTGCCCTGGGACTTTTACGGACTTCGCAATCTATGTTTTTTAGTGGAACCAGAAAAGGGGAAGTGTTTACAAAGTCACAAACAAAGATTCATGGACATGGGTATTGGAATGCGAACCCTGAGATGAAAACCATTGGATTTGTGTATGACCCAACGGGAAAAAAACACCGGTTCCAATCGGTAAAAGATGTATTTGGAATTGCCAAAGATATGTTAGGTCTTAAGGAGAAAAAAAACAAAGGGCCTCGTGTTTCCACAAAACCCTGA